The genomic DNA GTGTTACGGCCCAGAATACATCAGTGGGACCTTGATGACATAGGCTGAAAAGCACGGTGTTCGGCTTGAACACATCCAGCCAGGCAAACCTCAACAGAATGCCTATATCGAGCGATACAATCGCACCGTTCGCGGCGAATGGTTGAGCCAGCACATCTTTGAAACGATTGAGGAGGCCCAAAACCAGGCGACAGAATGGCTCTGGACTTACAACAATGAGAGACCCAACATGGGCATCGGCGGCATAACACCCGCAATGAAACTGAAAACAGCCGCGTGAATTCTACGGCCGAGCCCCATTGAAAATGGGGGGATTACCCCACAAGCAGGGTCCGCAATGGTTTGACCAGGGGCAGGGCGAACGCATTGAACCATTGCGCTGATTCGGGCGCGAGGGGTGAAGTATTGGCCTGCACCCGATTTCGTGTCTTCGGCGTTCCGCTCGAGCAAGCCCTTGTAAATATCGCCCTTCACGTCGGATCCTAGTTGCGCCCATTTAGTGCTGTCCACCATGTCGATAAGGCGAAAAAGCTTTGCTGGATCGGTGATCTTGTTTTGGGATTTAGCTTAAGCGCCGTAAGCTGCTTCATGGGCAATCTGGCGGATCGATGATGGCGCAATTCCTAGATCTTGCAGTTCACGTGCGGACGTCCGCTCAAGTTCGGATAGTGTCGTGAGGTAGACCTTACGCTTAGAAGCGTTTTCAGCCAGCTGATCGCGGAACGCCTCAAAACGAGATCTCAGTGATGTGCCTGTAAAGAATGTTGCTGTTAATGTTGTCATGTCGTTACTCGATTTCTTCAGCTATTTGTGCATCTCTTGCAGTTCGCTTGTGATTAGGATGTATGACTGTGCTGCAGTTGCACAATGGCCCTTTTGGGCAATGCTGCCATGCAGCATTTGCATGCTTGCTGCTAAGGCTTATCCCTTTTAGTCCGGTTGCCCCACATGTTGACGCGGCGCAGAACCTCGCCCTTGTGGCTTGAGAGGCGGATCGGATCAGTTTGGAACGTCTCGTGGATTTATAGGGCGTGGCTTTTGCCGTGTACGAGGGCCTTCAGGCGTGCTGTTCAACAAAATCACGATATGTCGCTGGGCCAATACCAACACCGATCCCCAGCAGCGTGTCGAAGGCGCTTCGCATGTGTCGCCGTCGGTTCCAGCGGAACACGAATTCGTCGAGATAGCGTTGCAGATGGCACTTTCTGAGGCCGTGGAAGACGCCTTTTGCCCACGTTTTCAGGTTGGAGAACACGCGGTGGACCCAGTGGAGTATGTCATGTGCCTTCTTGCCGCTGACGACCTTCGCCTCATGCGTGTTTGCAGGGGGATTTTCGTAACCTAGCCAGCCATCCGTGATGACGTGAGCGCCAGGCTCTACAGCCTGACCAATGAACCCGTGTAGCGTCTTCGACGCGCCGTCGTGTCCAAGATGCGCCTATGGCATGGGGGAATGTGTTTCATCCTGATACGGCGCGGATGTCCGTCACTTGATAATTCGACGGCACAGACGACAAACATCTTTCCGACCGGGCTCCACCCACCCTTTGGCCGGTCCTCGGGATCATGCCAGGACCGGAACGGCATCTCTGTTTCATCGATTTCGACAAGGTCTTTCAGGGGGTTGCGGTCAGGGTTGACCATCGACCGCCGCAGCTTTTGCAAGAGGAGCCACGCCGTCTTGTAGCTGCCAAGGCCAAGTTGCGCCTGAAGTTGCAGCGCTGACATGCCGTTGGAATGTCTGGTGATGATGTGCGCGGCAAGAAACCAAATTCGCAACGGCAAATGACTGCTGTGCATCACCGTGCCAGCCGTCACGGATGTCTGCCGTGCGCAACCGGCACATTCCCAAGTCGCGCGATTTCGCTTTAACGGCCAGCCCTTGCAGGTGCCACAGGAAGGACACACGAAGCCCTCAGGCCAACGATGTTCCGCCAAATAATGCGAACACGCTTCCTCATCAGAAAACCTAGCGTCGAACGCCGGGCGGGACATGGGTTTGTCGTTTTTCCATCTGGCTGGCATGGATAGAACAATACAAGAACAATGTAGATTGGCAAGCCGCTTCACACCACATCAGGTGCCGCCGGAGAAAAGGGGATAAGCCTTCTTGCTGCTAATGGGGCCGCCGTTTGTTTTAGTTTGGGTCAATTTTTAAGCGTTATGGATGCAGTACTGTCATTCGTGGCGATAAGGCAGGGCCTTGCCCTATAGTCAGCGATTGACCTTGCTCTGTGTTCTCTTATTGTTCCCAAGATGGGCAGACGATACGCATCACCCGCCGATCTGGACACACGTTTGTTTCATGATAAAACGACACACATCACTGCGACGTGCTGTTCATGTAAGCGTGTCGTTGTGGTGACGCCGGATAAGCTGCCTATTGATATTGATCGGCACGATTTTGAACGGCGGTCGGTTTGCTAGAGTTG from Octadecabacter antarcticus 307 includes the following:
- a CDS encoding DUF1127 domain-containing protein, encoding MTTLTATFFTGTSLRSRFEAFRDQLAENASKRKVYLTTLSELERTSARELQDLGIAPSSIRQIAHEAAYGA
- a CDS encoding N-6 DNA methylase, with the translated sequence MVDSTKWAQLGSDVKGDIYKGLLERNAEDTKSGAGQYFTPRARISAMVQCVRPAPGQTIADPACGVIPPFSMGLGRRIHAAVFSFIAGVMPPMPMLGLSLL